Sequence from the Aquimarina sp. Aq107 genome:
AACCTATCACAGTTCGGATCGGAGTCTGCAACTCGACTCCGTGAAGCTGGAATCGCTAGTAATCGGATATCAGCCATGATCCGGTGAATACGTTCCCGGGCCTTGTACACACCGCCCGTCAAGCCATGGAAGCTGGGGGTACCTGAAGTCCGTCACCGTAAGGAGCGGCCTAGGGTAAAACTGGTAACTGGGGCTAAGTCGTAACAAGGTAGCCGTACCGGAAGGTGCGGCTGGAACACCTCCTTTCTAGAGAAAGACGATACTCAGGAATTGTTATTTTGAGGTGTTTTTAGTCTTAAGCTGTTAATTAATTAAACAATAGTTGTTAGTTTTTGGTTGTTAGTTGTTAGTATTTTTTTTAAAATATTTATAACGATCAACAAAAAACCACCAACCATCAACTATGAAGAAGTCTCATAGCTCAGCTGGTTAGAGCGCTACACTGATAATGTAGAGGTCGGCAGTTCGAGTCTGCCTGAGACTACTAAGTCTACGGACTTAAAATTAGTTCATTGATTATATTACTGAAAGGAAATTTTAGAAGTTGAGAATTCATTACTTCATCATTCGGGATTCTGAATTCGACATTTAGGATTTCATTAATGGGGGATTAGCTCAGCTGGCTAGAGCGCCTGCCTTGCACGCAGGAGGTCATCGGTTCGACTCCGATATTCTCCACAATTCTTTAGATATAGGGATTGATAGTTGCTAAAACACAGGATTCACAAGTTGAAAAAGTTTTTGGTTTCATTGATTTTTATATTGATTATAGGAAAAACGTTCATTGACATATTGATTTAAAGAATACGAGCGTTAGATGTTCTCACAGGAGACATTTAACGACAAAAATAAAAGAGTGATGATATTTATTTATCATCAAAAACTAAAAGAGCAAGTTAAAGCAAGACGCATAAGCTAATTAAGGGCGTATGGGGAATGCCTAGGCTCTCAGAGGCGATGAAGGACGTGATAAGCTGCGAAAAGCTGTGGGGAGTGGCACATACACTATGATCCGCAGATATCCGAATGGGGCAACCCGGCATATTGAAGATATGTCACCTAGCAATAGGAGCGAACCCGGAGAACTGAAACATCTAAGTACCCGGAGGAGAAGAAAACAATAGTGATTCCGTTAGTAGTGGCGAGCGAACGCGGATTAGCCCAAACCAGTATTGTTACGGCAATGCTGGGGTTGTAGGACCACGTTATAAGATGTATATTGAATTAGAACAGTTTGGAAAGACTGACCACAGAGGGTGATAGTCCCGTATAGGTAAGATATATTGATTTAGTGGTATCCTGAGTAGTGCGGGGCACGTGTAACCCTGTATGAATCTGTCGGGACCATCCGATAAGGCTAAATACTCCTGAGAGACCGATAGTGAACCAGTACCGTGAGGGAAAGGTGAAAAGAACCCTGAATAAGGGAGTGAAATAGATCCTGAAACCATACGCTTACAAGCGGTCGGAGGCCTTCGGGCTGACGGCGTGCCTTTTGCATAATGAGCCTACGAGTTACTTTTACTAGCAAGGTTAATCCGTTAAGCGGAGCAGCCGTAGCGAAAGCGAGTCTGAATAGGGCGTTTTAGTTAGTAGTAGTAGACGCGAAACCGTGTGATCTACCCTTGGGCAGGTTGAAGCTTTGTTAACCCAAAGTGGAGGACCGAACCCGTTGACGTTGAAAAGTCTTGGGATGACCTGAGGGTAGGGGTGAAAGGCCAATCAAACTCGGAAATAGCTCGTACTCCCCGAAATGCATTTAGGTGCAGCGTTGATTTATAGTTTTATAGAGGTAGAGCTACTGATTGGATGCGGGGGCTTCACCGCCTACCAATTCCTGACAAACTCCGAATGCTATAAAATGTTAATCAGCAGTGAGGGCATGGGTGCTAAGGTCCATGTCCGAGAGGGAAAGAACCCAGACCATCAGCTAAGGTCCCTAAATATATGTTAAGTTGAATAAACGCGGTTGAACTGCTTAGACAGCTAGGATGTTGGCTTGGAAGCAGCCATTCATTTAAAGAGTGCGTAACAGCTCACTAGTCGAGCGGTTCGGCATGGATAATAATCGGGCATAAACATATTACCGAAGCTATGGACTTCGTAAGAAGTGGTAGGGGAGCATTGTAGTGGCGTTGAAGGTGAGAGGCGATTCTTGCTGGAGCAGCTACAAAAGAAAATGTAGGCATAAGTAACGATAATGCGGGCGAGAAACCCGCACACCGAAAGACTAAGGTTTCCTCAGCTATGCTAATCAGCTGAGGGTTAGTCGGGACCTAACGCGAACCCGAAAGGGGTAGTGGATGGACAACAGGTTAATATTCCTGTACCTGCTCACGTTAAAAGTGACGGAGGCGTATATTTGGTGCGAACTGACGGAATAGTTCGTTGAAGCGAGTAGTAATACCGCGATAGTACACAGAGGCTTCGGCCAATGTGATAATCCAGAGAAGCGACTTCCAAGAAAAACAAGTGAAGCAGCCCGTACCGTAAACCGACACAGGTAGTTGGGATGAGAATTCTAAGGTGCTCGAGAGATTCATGGCTAAGGAACTAGGCAAAATCGACCCGTAACTTCGGGAGAAGGGTCGCCCATCTTATGATGGGCCGCAGTGAAGAGGTCCAGGCGACTGTTTATCAAAAACACAGGGCTATGCTAAATAGAAATATGATGTATATGGCCTGACACCTGCCCGGTGCCGGAAGGTTAAGAGGAGGGTTTAGCTTCGGCGAAGATCTGAATTGAAGCCCCGGTAAACGGCGGCCGTAACTATAACGGTCCTAAGGTAGCGAAATTCCTTGTCGGGTAAGTTCCGACCTGCACGAATGGTGCAACGATCTGGACACTGTCTCAGCCATGAGCTCGGTGAAATTGTAGTATCGGTGAAGATGCCGGTTACCCGCTGTGGGACGAAAAGACCCTGTGAACCTTTACTATAGCTTAGTATTGACTTTGGATAAGTAATGTGTAGGATAGGTGGGAGACTTTGAAGTGGCGTCGCCAGGCGTTGTGGAGTCATTGTTGAAATACCACCCTTTGCTTATTCGAAGCCTAACATCGCGAGATGGACAGTGCTTGGTGGGTAGTTTGACTGGGGTGGTCGCCTCCAAAAGAGTAACGGAGGCTTCTAAAGGTCTGCTCAGTACGGTTGGTAATCGTGCGTAGAGTGCAATGGCATAAGCAGGCTTGACTGAGAGACATACAGGTCGATCAGGTACGAAAGTAGAGCATAGTGATCCGGTGGTTCCGCATGGAAGGGCCATCGCTCAAAGGATAAAAGGTACTCCGGGGATAACAGGCTGATCTCCCCCAAGAGCTCACATCGACGGGGGGGTTTGGCACCTCGATGTCGGCTCGTCACATCCTGGGGCTGGAGAAGGTCCCAAGGGTTGGGCTGTTCGCCCATTAAAGTGGCACGCGAGCTGGGTTCAGAACGTCGTGAGACAGTTCGGTCTCTATCTACAGTGGGCGTTAGAAATTTGAGTGGATCTGACTTTAGTACGAGAGGACCGAGTTGGACGAACCGCTGGTGTATCTGTTGTTCCGCCAGGAGCATTGCAGAGTAGCTACGTTCGGAAGGGATAAGCGCTGAAAGCATATAAGCGCGAAACCCACCACAAGATGAGATTTCTTTAAAGGGTCGTGGGAGACTACCACGTTGATAGGCTATAGGTGTAAAGGCAGTAATGTCATAGCCGAGTAGTACTAATAACCCATAGGCTTATGCGCACGTCCTGCTAAGCAATTAGCAGGACGGAGAATTGCTTTGATAGCTTCTTTTTAGTAAAAAACGCTTTCTATTTTATAATTCTATTCTATTTAAATCAATATGTTAACTTATTATGTTAGTAATAAGTACGAAGTACAAAGTAGTAAGTTTTTAAACTTAATACTGACCACTTAGGACTTAATACTGATAACAGCTTAAGGTGGTTATAGCATCGGGGCTCACCTCTTACCATTCCGAACAGAGAAGTTAAGCCCGTTAGCGCCAATGGTACTACAATCGTGGGAGAGTAGGTCGCCGCCTTCCTTGAAAACCCTTCAATATGACATTGAAGGGTTTTTTTTATACTCAAAATCCAAATACTCAAAATACAATTAGAGGGTTTTATATAAACTATTATAAGTAAGATAATAGGATATATATGACTCTTAATTATTTTGGCGAATGAAGATATAGATCGTTAGTTATTAAGTTATAAGATGAATTGATTAGACTCTTATTCGAAGTATATAAAGATTTGAGTATAATAAGAGTTAATCATAATTAGTGGTTAACATATCACTATATCAAAAGTTATTGTACCCCTTTATCTTTATAATAATAAAACCCTTAAATCATTGGTACACGATTTAGGATTTTGATAAGACATCTTTGTTTTATTAAGTAAGTAGATTATGATGCTTTTGAAATAGTACTATTAAGATTTGATTCAATTTTGCTAAAAAACTCTTGATTTTTGTATGGTTTTCTAAGAAAATCACTAAAACCAGAACTAGGATTAAGAATTGCTTGCACAGTGTCTTGAGTATCTGATGCGGTTAACGCTATAATAGGAATGTTAGGGTCAAATTCTCTAATTATTTTGGTGGCTTCCATACCTCCCATATTAGGCATATTTAAATCCATTAATATAAGGTCATAAGAATTTGTTTTAGCCATTTCTATTGCAATAAGGCCATCATCAGCAATTTGTGATCTATATCCTTTTGTTTTTAATACGTTTTGGGTAACTATTTGGTTTATTTTATTGTCTTCGACAACTAGTATAGTATATTCTTCTTCATTTAATAAAGGAATACAATCTTTAGTTTTGTTATTTGTTGTGCTACTTTCTTTATTTGAGGAATCTATTTCAAAAGAAATGGTAAAATAGAAATTAGAACCTTCTCCTGGTGAACTTTCAATTTGAATATCTCCGCCATGTAGATTCACTAATTTTTTCACAATGTTTAAGCCTAAACCTGTTCCGGTTGTATGATCTTTAGAATCTGCTTGAGAAAACTTGTCAAAAATTAATTCTTGTTTATCAATAGGAATTCCTCTTCCGTCATCTTTAATTTCGAAGGTAATTTTTGCTTTATTGTCTATTATAACTGGGTTAATAAAGTTTAGCCAAATGTTTCCGTTTTTTGTAAACTTATTTGCGTTGCTAATAAGATTAATAAAAATTTGAGATAACCTTACTTGATCTCCAATAAGAGAATTAGGGATATCTTCATCAAAATTAAGATGTAATGTATTACCGTTTTTGTCCGCTTGATACTCGAAAGAATTTTTTATATCATCAGCTAAGTTTTTAATGTTATAAGGCGCTTCATCAAGACTTATTTCATATGATTCCATTTTGGTAACCTGAAGTACATCGTTAATTAAGTTTAGGAGATGATCAGCAGAAAATTTCATTAATTTTATAAACTTGTGATTTTCTTCATCTTTAATTCGCTCCATAAGGATAGATGATAAACCAACAACACCATATAAAGGTGTTCTTAGCTCGTGGCTAACTGTGGATATAAATTTAGTTTTTACCGCTGCCAGACGATCAGATTTTTCCTTTGAAATTTTTAATTCTTTATTTCTTAACGCTAAGGATTCTCCTAGTACCTTTGTTTTTCTATGATTATAAATGAAGAAACAAAATAGGATTAAGCATAATAATAGCAGTGATAAAGTGAAAATAGATACAGTTTGAGATTGTTTTGCCTTTTGAGTTTGAATACTGTTATTTTTATTACTTACTACTAATTTTTCTTTGAATTGATTAGTTTCTAGTTTTTCGGTTTCTAATGCTGTTTCGTGATGCTTGGTGTATTTTTTTAGAATTGCGTATGCTCTATCTTGTCTTCCAATTTTCACAAGTAGTTCTTCGTACTTTTTATAAATCGTCATTGCTTGTCTAAACATTTTGTTTTTTTCTGCAATGTATGCGGCTTCTTCAAAATGTCTTATAGCACTATTATAATTATTATGGATTTTATAATATTCACCAAAACTTAAATAGGTTATTAAAAGCTCATCAATATATTCAGAGTTTTTGCTGAAATATTTTTGACATTTTTTTAATAAGCGATATGCTTTTCTATAATTTCTGGTTTTTAGATAGATATTGGCCAGATTTAATTCTAAACTATGTTTGTAGTGGTTGTTTAGATTCTCGGAATTTTCATAAATATGTTTAATTCTTTTTAATGCTCTAGATGGCTTATTAAATCCTTCTAGATAAACTAAAGCAATATTGTTATTGACATCTATAGTTAATTCGGAATGACCTTCTAACTCTTTTATAAATAGTTCTGCAATTTTATATTCTTTTAATGCTTTTTTATATTCTTTGTTTAGAAAGTGTATTTTTCCAAGGAGATTATAAGAATATCCTTTTAGATAATATTCCTGTTGCGTATTGAATTTAGAAGAAATATCAATAATATTTTCAATTAGCATAACGCTATTAGCTCTTCCTATTGAATTTAGGTGTTCTTCTGTATGAGTAATTGTACACTCCAATTCTGGGAATGACATTTCTTCATATTGATAGGCATAAAGATTAGGGAAAAATAAGTTAAGACACAGGAAGCATATAAAATGCTTTACTATTTTAATACTTTTCATTATTCAATACGGATTTGGGGCGTTCAAATATATAAAAAAAAACGAGATTAACGGTTTAAATACAATTAATATACGTTTAAAGCGTATTTTTTTTATTTTTAACTTAATAAAAATAAGTTTATTCCTACTTTTTGTTTCAAAAGTATCCAATATTAACTAATATTAGTTGCCTTCAAAATTGATCACTTTGTTATTTTTGTCATCTATGAAAATACAATCAGCTGTAGAAGAAAGATGGAATTGGTTGACACACGCTGTTGGCTTTGTTTTTTCTTTTTTGGGTTTGATTTTATTGTTGTTTAATAATACTTACAAAACATCTTATAGTACATTTTCTGTTTTAACATATTCCATAGCATTGATAATTCTTTATTTTTCGTCATCTGCTTATCATTATACTAATGATATTATTCTCAAAAACAGGTTTAGAGTACTGGATCATATTAGTATCTATTTATTAATAGCAGGAACTTATACTCCTATAACTTTGATTACTTTATTAAATAGTAAAGGATTGTTACTTTTTACCTTAGTATGGTCATTGGCAGGTTTTGGGACAATCTTAAAACTTTTTTTTACGGGGAAATTCGAGATTGTTTCTGTGATACTATACTTATTAATGGGATGGTTAATTGTATTAGATATATCTACTTTAATTGATATTGTTGGTTCTGAAGGAATTATGTATTTGATTTATGGTGGATTAGCTTATACTGTAGGTATAATTTTCTACGCTTTTAAGAAGTTGTATTTTAATCATGTAATCTGGCATCTTTTTGTATTAGCGGGTAGTATATTTCATTATATATTTATTTTGGGGTATATCATATAATAAATAGGATAAACCATATTTTTTATGGTTTATCCTATTTTCTAAATCATCCTCTACATCCTCTGATTACTCCAAATACGTAATCATCTGCTGCTTCATTAAATTCATCTCCACAGTTTCTATCACCACTTCCGCCACTAGCATTATTTACATTACTACATTGATCATGATCCATGCAGTCTTTAGTCCATGCGCTTGGAATCCACCATCTACCGCAATCTCCTCCGCATCTTCCCATACATCCGTAGTTGGTTCTTGGTTTACTTCCAACTTTAACTCTTTCTTTATGATTCCCTCTTGAATCGTCATATTCTGCATTTACATAGGTGTTTTTTCTTATACAGGTAACGCCTTCATTTCTGCTTTTTAGAGCATTAGAATTGGAGGTAGATTTAATCTCTCTTTTATTGTATACATAATCTGATGGAGATTTACCCCAATATTCAATAAGAGCGAGTAATGTATACTCAGCCATAGATATTTCCCCTTTCTTTGTATCCAACAAATATTCAGAAATAACTCTTCCGGTATTTAATAAAGCTTCTTTTTGTGTTTCAGAAAAGTTGTTATTATGGCCATCAATAAAGATGCCTTCGTTTTCATAGTTAACCGAAGCTTCGATTGTATTTTTGTCGATAGCTAAGACAACCATAAATTGTAATTCGGACACTGCTTTTACTGAATAGTCTATGTTACTATTATTGGTGTAAAGTTTACCTGAAAAATGATTTTCATTCTCGGTTTCGAGCCCGATTTCTTCTGCTTGCGGAGAGATGTTTTCTTGAGTACATTGCACAAATAATAGTGCACATAGCAAAATTGTTATAGAGCTAACATAATTTTTCATAATTATTGAGTTTGTGTTTTAGTTAATCCTAAGATATGAAAAACTATTCAAAATAATTATTTGATAATGTTTTGATACTAATATTAAGAATTTGTTATAAATTAACTTTTAAAATTATCATTAAACTAACTTTTAATAAAATCTTTGTATTCTAAAAAGAAAGTTTCAAGTTTATCCATTTGATTGTTTAGGAATACCATAGTTTCTTTCCACTTTTTCTTATTGTGAATACTTACATTAGCTAATTCAATATATACTCTAGAAATAATTTTACCATTTTCTAATTCATATAATTCATCAAAAATTATATCGTTAATATACTCTTCTCTAATTATATTTTTTAAACTTAAAAGTTTATCAAAATAGTAAGCTTTTATTATTTCATCATGTGTTTCAATATCAATAGATACTTGAGCAAATTTTGTAGTAAAGGTAAACTTAAGGGTTACATCTTTGATTTTTGTATTATATAGTAACCACTTTCTGGGATATTTAGTACCAAAAGTGGTCCAAAATTCTTGTCTTATTTTTTTTGATTCTTCTTTACTAAACATTTTAAATAAAATATGCACTAGCTGTAGCGGCTAGAATAACCATAAGTTTGGTGATATTAAATTTATGCCCTTCATTACTTTCAAAAAGTATTGTTGTAGAAACGTGCAAAAATATACCGATAACAAGCGCTGTGATTTCTTTATAAAAGTTTTGAAGAGTCTCAAAATGTTCAGAAAGAAATGTTCCTAAAGGTGTCATTAGTGCAAAAAGAAGAAGGATCAGTAGGATAATAGGCTTTTTTATTTCGGTATTGATTAAAAAGGTAGTCAATATCATTGCTATAGGAATTTTATGAATGATAATTCCTATAAGAATACCTTCTGTATGATGAATAGGGAATCCTTCTAAAACCGCGTGAATTCCTAAGCTTATAAAAAGTAGTTTGGGAATTTGTGTAGTTTCCTTATGTAGATGTATATGGCCGTGTTCAGCTCCCTTAGAAAAATATTCTAATACTTTCTGAAGTAAAATACCAATCATAATCCAAACTCCAGTTTGTTTGGCATATTGATGATCTTCAAATACTTCTGGTAACAAGTTGAATATGGTTATTGCTAAAAGAAAAGCTCCACTAAAAGCTAAAAGTAATTTTAACTTTTTCTGATTATTAGGCCTAAATATATATACTATTAAGGAACCAATAAAAATGGCTGATATGGATAATATATAATTATACACTATTTAAATATAAGAATAAGTCGAGGAGAAGTGGTTTTATGAAATTTTTCAAGTTGGTAATTACCAAAGATATCCAATAGATCAACTTTAGCTTCTTCAAAATAGTTTTGAAAATCATTTAAAGTTAATGCTTTTACCCTTTCTGTAAAGAAAAACTCTTCATTAGTATCAGTGAACTTTATTTCTTTAAATATATATCCTGCTTTTACATACCGTTTTATATGAAAAACAATACCTGAAACCTCTTTAGTTTCTTCCGCGATAAGGTTGTCAATAACATAATCTACATTCATAAAGTCTATAACTCCAAACCCTTTTTCGTTTAGATCAGATTTTATGGCTTTTATAGTATTAAGATTACATTCTTCTTTTTCAAAATATCCAAAACTTGTAAAAAGATTAAAAATAGCTGAAAACTTTTTATTAAAAGGTTTAGACATATCATGTACTCTAAATCTTAATGTTTCGTTTTCGAATTGACTAGCGTACTCAATACTATTTTTCGAAAGATCTACTCCGGTAACATCAAACCCTAGTTGGTTTAAATAAATACTGTGTCTTCCTTTTCCACAGGCGAGATCCAGAATCTTTTCATCTGGTTCTAAACTAAGATAACCACTTAGGTTATCCATGAATTGTTGTGCCTCTGTATGACCTCTGTCTTTATATAGTATATGATAATATGGTGTATCAAACCAAGATGCATACCACATTGTAGAATCTTTTAGCATAGGGCGCAAAATTAATGTATTTTTGCGGTTTAATAATAGCGAATTAGAATATAGTGAGTAATTCATTTAAAATGGTAGCCAAAACCTTTTTCGGTTTTGAAGAAGTATTAGCAAAAGAACTACGGAACTTAGGGGGCCAAAAGGTAGAAATAGGTAATCGTATGGTTAGTTTTTATGGCGATACTGGTTTTATGTATAAAGCAAATCTTTGTTTAAGAACTGCTTTGAAAATATTAAAACCTGTTGCTGCTAAAAAAATAAGAAATGAAAAAGATCTATATTCTTTTATACAATCCATTCGTTGGGATGAATATCTTGATACTAATGATTCTTTTGCTATTTATGCGACTGTTAATTCTACAATATTTAGACATTCGCAATTTGTTTCTTTAAAATCTAAAGACGCTATTGTAGATAAGTTTAGAAAAGAAACTGGGAAACGACCTAGTGTTGATACAGACTATCCAGATCTTACAATTAATATTCATATACAACAAGATTTGTGTACGGTTTCATTAGATAGTTCAGGAGGTTCTTTGCACCATAGAGGTTATCGAACTGCTACTAATATTGCACCGATAAATGAAGTTTTAGCTGCTGGGTTATTATTGTTATCCGGATGGGATGGGC
This genomic interval carries:
- a CDS encoding ATP-binding protein, which encodes MKSIKIVKHFICFLCLNLFFPNLYAYQYEEMSFPELECTITHTEEHLNSIGRANSVMLIENIIDISSKFNTQQEYYLKGYSYNLLGKIHFLNKEYKKALKEYKIAELFIKELEGHSELTIDVNNNIALVYLEGFNKPSRALKRIKHIYENSENLNNHYKHSLELNLANIYLKTRNYRKAYRLLKKCQKYFSKNSEYIDELLITYLSFGEYYKIHNNYNSAIRHFEEAAYIAEKNKMFRQAMTIYKKYEELLVKIGRQDRAYAILKKYTKHHETALETEKLETNQFKEKLVVSNKNNSIQTQKAKQSQTVSIFTLSLLLLCLILFCFFIYNHRKTKVLGESLALRNKELKISKEKSDRLAAVKTKFISTVSHELRTPLYGVVGLSSILMERIKDEENHKFIKLMKFSADHLLNLINDVLQVTKMESYEISLDEAPYNIKNLADDIKNSFEYQADKNGNTLHLNFDEDIPNSLIGDQVRLSQIFINLISNANKFTKNGNIWLNFINPVIIDNKAKITFEIKDDGRGIPIDKQELIFDKFSQADSKDHTTGTGLGLNIVKKLVNLHGGDIQIESSPGEGSNFYFTISFEIDSSNKESSTTNNKTKDCIPLLNEEEYTILVVEDNKINQIVTQNVLKTKGYRSQIADDGLIAIEMAKTNSYDLILMDLNMPNMGGMEATKIIREFDPNIPIIALTASDTQDTVQAILNPSSGFSDFLRKPYKNQEFFSKIESNLNSTISKAS
- a CDS encoding hemolysin III family protein, whose amino-acid sequence is MKIQSAVEERWNWLTHAVGFVFSFLGLILLLFNNTYKTSYSTFSVLTYSIALIILYFSSSAYHYTNDIILKNRFRVLDHISIYLLIAGTYTPITLITLLNSKGLLLFTLVWSLAGFGTILKLFFTGKFEIVSVILYLLMGWLIVLDISTLIDIVGSEGIMYLIYGGLAYTVGIIFYAFKKLYFNHVIWHLFVLAGSIFHYIFILGYII
- a CDS encoding DUF4268 domain-containing protein, producing the protein MFSKEESKKIRQEFWTTFGTKYPRKWLLYNTKIKDVTLKFTFTTKFAQVSIDIETHDEIIKAYYFDKLLSLKNIIREEYINDIIFDELYELENGKIISRVYIELANVSIHNKKKWKETMVFLNNQMDKLETFFLEYKDFIKS
- a CDS encoding ZIP family metal transporter; its protein translation is MYNYILSISAIFIGSLIVYIFRPNNQKKLKLLLAFSGAFLLAITIFNLLPEVFEDHQYAKQTGVWIMIGILLQKVLEYFSKGAEHGHIHLHKETTQIPKLLFISLGIHAVLEGFPIHHTEGILIGIIIHKIPIAMILTTFLINTEIKKPIILLILLLFALMTPLGTFLSEHFETLQNFYKEITALVIGIFLHVSTTILFESNEGHKFNITKLMVILAATASAYFI
- a CDS encoding cyclopropane-fatty-acyl-phospholipid synthase family protein, which codes for MLKDSTMWYASWFDTPYYHILYKDRGHTEAQQFMDNLSGYLSLEPDEKILDLACGKGRHSIYLNQLGFDVTGVDLSKNSIEYASQFENETLRFRVHDMSKPFNKKFSAIFNLFTSFGYFEKEECNLNTIKAIKSDLNEKGFGVIDFMNVDYVIDNLIAEETKEVSGIVFHIKRYVKAGYIFKEIKFTDTNEEFFFTERVKALTLNDFQNYFEEAKVDLLDIFGNYQLEKFHKTTSPRLILIFK